The genomic stretch TGTCACCTCAAATCCAGCATTCTCGATCAGCTTGTTACCTCGAATTCCCCCAGTCCACACCACGGTAGAGGCTTCAATTCGTTCGCCGTCTCCAATGATGACACCACCGGCAAAACACTCTTTTATCGGCACGCCGATTCGAAGAATAATTCCTTTATTCTTGAGTACATCCATAGCATACTCTACTAATTCTTTATCAAAGCCGGGAAGCGGTGTGGGAGCTGCCTCGACATTGTAGAGTTCCACTTTTTCTGGATCTACATCAAACTCTTTGCATAGAAGAGGTAAGCGGTCTGCCAGTTCAGATACAAATTCCACTCCGCTAAACCCAGCTCCTCCAACCACAAATCGCAGACGGCTTGCTATGCTGTCATTTTTATAACAAGCAAACTGGTATTCAATATGTTCTCGAATTAATCTTACGGAATTAATACTGCGAATCGTCATTGCATGGTCTTTCATTCCGGGTATCCCAAATGTCTCGGGTTCTCCGCCTAGACTGACGACTAAAATATCATACGATAAGGTGCCGTCTTCCAATATTACTTTTTTCTCGTGCGGCCTAATATCTTTTACAGCAGATTTCACAAGATCGATCTTGAACTCGTCAATCAGCTTCGAAATGGGTACCCTTGCATGATCAATAGTATCCGTCCCAGCAGCTGGCATGTGCAGATGCGTTGTTATGTAGTGGTAGTCGTGCCTGTTTACCAGTGTGACATCTGCTTCATTGTAGTTCAGTTCCTTTTGAAGTCGCTGTGCGGTTAGTATACCGCCATAGCCTGCGCCAAGGATGACGATCTTAGGAATGTTACTCATGCGCCTACCCCTCCAAAATCATTCAACTCTTTAATAGAAGGCCTAAGAATAAGAATATAGTAAGAAATTAACGCCTGAAAGCGATAACTTTTAAATAAAGATTACTTAGGCACCTTATAAACCCAACTTATAAAAATTGATTCAATCCACTAAAGGCAAAGATAGTTCTATCCCTATTCATTAAAACGACATGTTATGTCATGAGGTTTCAAAACTTTATAAAATAAACGGTAAATACGTAAAAATCAAGAAAAAAATTCACGCAACAAAAATGATAGCGATACAACCTTAAAATAGCAAGTGACAATATACCCTTTTATAGATATAAAATACAGAATAACTACTTTAAATACAGGCAAAACAGAATGGAAGTCACCTTTGCAACAAATTGCGGTAGTGTCTATAATGAAAAATGAATTTAACTTAAGAATCGACAATCTCGTGGATATCCGTGACGTTATTGATTCACAATAACATATAGAGAAAGGTGTGTTCTATAAAATGACGACCTCTGCATCTGAAACTACTTACGAGATGACCGATTTACTCATTATCGGCGGTGGTCCTGCCGGAATGTTTGCTGCTTTTTATGGCGGTATGCGTCAGGCATCTGTGAAAATCGTGGAGAGTATGCCTCAATTGGGCGGCCAGCTCGCTGCATTATACCCGGAGAAATTCATTTATGATGTTGCCGGCTTCCCTAAAATTACAGCAGGAGAACTGGTGAATAATCTCCTCACACAAATGGATCGTTTTGATACAGACATTAGACTTGAAGAAAAAGTCATTTCTGTCGAGAAGAAAGAAGAACGGCATTTTGTTGTTACAACCGACAAAGATGTTCATCATGCGAAATCCATCATTATTACAGCAGGTGTAGGCGCTTTCGAACCACGCAGACTGGATCTTGAAGGAGCAGCACGTTTTGAAAAAGCAAATCTTCATTATTTTGTCAGTGACCTGAGCCGTTTTGCAGGTAAAAAAGTACTGATCAGCGGCGGCGGCGACTCTGCTGTTGACTGGGCGCTTATGCTTGAGCCCATTGCTGAACAAGTTACACTAATCCACCGCCGGGACAAATTCCGCGCACATGAACATAGTGTTGAGAATCTGATGGCTTCCAAAGTAAATGTGATCACTCCTACCGAAATCGCTGAGCTGCACGGAGAAGATCGCATTACAAAAGTTACTCTTTCTCATGTAAAAACCAAAGAAACACAAGAAATTGAAGTCGATGATGTCATTGTAAACTTTGGTTTCATCTCTTCTCTTGGACCTATTGCTGAATGGGGAATTGATATTCAAGGTAACTCTATCGTTGTTGACACTCGAATGGAGACAAGCATACCTGGCATCTTTGCAGCAGGGGATATCACCACATACGAAGGCAAGCTAAAACTGATTGCTGTCGGCTTCGGTGAAGCACCTACAGCGGTCAATAACGCCAAAGTATATGTAGACCCGAGTGCCAAACTATCTCCTGGGCACAGCAGTAATATGAAAATGTAATATTTAGTTAATTTATATTTAAAGAATAATACACCAATAAAAAAGGGTATCTTACTCCTGACAACCATTCAGGAGGGATACCCTTTGACTTATATGTGCCCACTATGTAACGGTCTCAATATACCTGCTGCACAACCTTGCCCCACCTGTGGTGAGCCTATCGTGGATTACGGATTAACGAAAGACTACGCTGGGCCTTACAGCCCTTATGTATCATCTTCCGATGATCTTACGATACCAGAAGCTAAAGGCTACTGCATTCACCTCATGTTCTGTCCTCACTGTCTGACGCAGTCTTCATATGCTGTAGAAACATGGGAAGTGCAAGGCCATATCGGACCGTCAAACCACGAGGATCTCTAATGAAAAATGGCAGGGACGTCGGTGTTCAGTTCACGCCTAAGGATCTCACCTAATAATAACTCGATGAAATCGCGTTCAAGTTGAAGCTCGATTGCCATGTGATAAGAATCGAGCAACATCTCATCTGAAAGCATAGCCATCTCCGACACAACCTTTCTTTGTTTTCCTCGTCTCTATTCTATCAAAGATCAAAAAGTAGAACAAGTGTTCTGTTATCCACAACCAAGTGTGGAAATCCTGTGTATAGTTTGTTAATAAATGTCAAAATCCGAAGTTTTAGAAGGAAGGATATGTGGACAATATTTATACACAGGATAAAAATGTATTTTCTAACGAAAAATATATTTCATATATTATTAGAGAAATTAGCTAGATTTAAAGTGAAATGACTGGAATATAAGAAACACCCGAATATATTACCCATGAATTATCTTTCCTAAACACTTTTTTATAAAATTATTGCGGTCTCGTATTCACTTCTAAAATCCATATTTTACCGGAGTGATCAAGCCCATAATCAAAACCAAGTTCACCAATGCCTGGGAACCTTTCTTCCAGAAGTGCGGTGCAGGTCCGTGTAAGTTTGCGCATCTCTTGCTGCTTAGCTCTCGCGTCAATATGAGGTAGAGAACGACGTAAAGCTTCCCGGCATTTCAGGAGCGTTCCTCCTTTACATACGTTGGTAATGACGAGCCCTTTTCGAGCATGCCTTCCCAGCATGGCTGTAATCTTCCACCCTGTCTCTTTCTTCAAAAATTTTACTCGGTAATCAATAGGACGTCCCATAATACGAGCCAGTGTAATTCCTTGCTGAATAAGATAGGTTCTTTTTATTTTATTTCTCAAAAGGGAACGATACATCGATTTATAGTTAGAGAAGCTATACGTATGAGACATTTTCGTAAAGAAATATTTCTCTCCCTCTCTTCCCACACGCATAACGCCGTTTCCACCCCCGCCATGCACAGGCTTAACAAATACCATTCCATATTTCTGTAACATATCTTTCAAATGTTGCTCGGTAAATATTGCGGTTTCTGGGATATGATTTGCGATATAAGGATTTGTCTGAAGAACTTCTGTTTTGATCCACTTACTTCCAATAGTTCGATTCATACGTTTCCCTCCTTCAGAACATAAATAATGAGGTCAGATCGAGTCCTAATACTATATATATTTCTGTAACTCTTTCTTCTCTTGTATGTCTGTCCTTATAGAGACGCCTTTTTATGAGGGAAAAGAGAATTGGGTTTTTTACCAAAGATAGGCTATATTAAGAGGTAGATAACGATTAGGAAAGGAGCTTATTACTTCGTGGCTCAATTTATTGAAAGTTTTTATGGGGTTGCCTATTTTGCCATGGCCATCGTACTCGTAGCGGTCACCCTTCTCACTTTTATCACCGGCATTAAGTTTATTCGTGATAAAAAACATATCGGTTTTGGAATCGGCTGTATTGGCTTTTCCATTCTTTTTACCGTCATTATTATAGAAGCTGTTAAGTTAGTTACTGCCTAAGCACCCGATCCCAGGAACCATCTTCTCCAAATAAAGAGAGAGGTGGTTTTTTCGTATATCTCTTTTTCGGTTACAATAACAAAAACGAGGAAAGTAGGTGCTGTGCTGCTTATGTCGGAGCGTATGGGAATCATTGATATCGGATCAAACTCCATCAGACTTGTCATCTATGAAGTGCTGAATATGGGAGCCTACCGGGTTTTATATGAGAAAAAGTATGCAGCAAGACTGAGTCAAAAGGTAGATAGGGATGGGACGATCAGCTATGAAGCAATCAGCTCTATTCTGCCGGTACTTCGCAGTTATCAGGATATATGTGCAAGCTACCAAGTATCTCACGTCAGGGCAGCCGCTACGGCGGCGATACGTAATGCACAGAATAGCAGTGACATAACGAGATGGATTAAGGAAGAAACGGGTCTTGAAATCCAGCTGATCTCTGGAGAAGAGGAAGGGCGTCTTGGATTCTTGGGTGTCATTGAGTCCATTTCCTTATCTGACGGATTTATTATTGACATCGGCGGAGGAAGTACGGAGATCACTCTTTTTCTAAACGGTCAATATAAGGAAAGCCTTTCTATTCCTTACGGTGCTGTTAATGCGCATGCCCGCTATGGCACTTCTACTCACTGGAGTCGTGAGATGGTAGATGATTTCGTGAGTTCCATACATAGCTTTTTAAAAGAACATGTTTGGACACAGCAGCATCCAGGACTTACACTGGTTGGTCTTGGTGGAACGGTACGTTCTCTAGCTAAAATGGTACAGAAAAAACAAGAATATTCTCTTCCTGTCATGCACAATTACCGAATGGAACCGGAAGATATTCGCGTATTTTATAATACCCTTCCTTATATTCCTTCAGATCAACGAAAAAAAACACCCGGCTTATCAAAAGACCGGGCAGATTTGATCATACCTGGTGTCATTTTGCTTCAAACGATCTTCAACTGGCTGGAATCAACCCATTACCTTGTCAGTGGAGCAGGGCTTCGGGACGGGCTATTCTATGAACTCATGCAAAAAGACTATCCTGACTATATGAAACAGGAAGTCTTAACAAAAAGCATTTGGAATCTGCTTCATTTTCATTCCACAGTTCCGGCAGGGCAGTTGAACCAAGTTCATTCCGGTATGCAGCAGCTGTATCAGGTGCTAGAAGGAGAAGCTTCGGTATCCGACAGCCGAATCATGTATGCCTCCTCCATGCTGTACCGTATTGGGGAACAACTTCAGCATCATAAAGCAAGCCAGCATTCGCTCTACTGGATTAAGAATCATGGCGTATGGGGCCTTAGCCACCGTGAAACGATCATCACTGCCATCATAGCTGACTATCATCCAAAGGGCCGAACGCCTGCTGAAATCGATTTTCATCAAGACATCTTATATTCAGAAGACTATAAACGAATCATTCGCCTCGGCTCACTGCTCAGACTTGCTTCTGCCTTGTACGGAAACGGAGGAACTGCTGTAGAATCGATGAAAATAGAAAAAAAAGACGACTTCCTGCAGCTACATTTAACTTGCCGCAGAATGCCGTCTATGGAACAAAAGGAACTGGAAGATATCAAGAAAGAAGTAGAAAAAGCTTGGAAAATAGACCTTAGTTGGACGATCTCGATTTCTTCCAAGTCTTAATCTGAATCGCCTCAAATTGACTCCGAAGTAAAGGCTCCTTGTTATTCACCGGGACATAGGTTCCGTTGGATAATAACAGGCGGGCCTTTACGTTGTCTTTAAGGGAAAGTTCCAGTGTATTCACTAGTATTTCTTTTAATTTGCGGTCATTCACAGGACACATGAGTTCAATCCGGCGATCCAGATTTCTTGTCATCCAATCTGCACTCGATAAATAAACTTCGAAGTCTCCTTCATTCTCAAAGTAGAATATGCGTGAATGCTCTAAGAAACGATCTACAATACTAATAACTCGTATATTCTCGCTGATCCCTTCCAGACCCGGACGCAGACAGCAGACTCCTCTTACAATGAGCTGGATTTGTACTCCTGCTTGTGAAGCTGCATATAGTTCATCAATCATTTCCTGATTCGAAAGAGAGTTCACCTTGGCAATGATTCTTGCCGGTTTGCCGCTTTGGGCATTTGCTGCTTCACGCCGGATCATTTCAAACAATTTATTTTTCAGTCCCTCTGGTGCGAGGTGAATCTCACCCAGCCCCTGCGCTTCTGAATAGCCCGTTATCTCATTAAATACCTGTGAAGCATCTTCACCGATCTGAGGATCTGAGGTCAATAATCCAATATCCGTATATACCCGTGCCGTGTTCGCATTATAGTTACCCGTTCCAACATGAACATACCTGCGAAGTGTATCTTGTTCTCTGCGTACAATTAGAATGATTTTTGCATGCGTTTTGAGACCTAATAAGCCATAAACGACGTGGCATCCGGCTTTTTCTAGCTCTCTTGCCCAAGCTATATTTCGTTCTTCATCAAATCTTGCTTTGAGTTCTACGACAACGGTGACCTGTTTTCCCATCTCTGCAGCATGTGCCAACGCAGGAATTAACCGCGAGTCTCCATTGACCCGATATAAGGTCATTTTGATCGCCATCACATCTGGATCTTCTGCTGCTTCTTCCAGAAAATCAGTCACTGCATCAAAAGACTCATAGGGATGGTATAAAAGAACATCTTGTCTGCGTAAAATTTTAAAGAAGCTTTCGTCCGTGTGGAAAATCTCGGGATAGACCGGCTTAAGATTCGGATATTTTAAATGATTATATCCTTCAAGCTGGTCAACAAAACTGCCTAGAAATCCAAGATCGAGCGGACCTTGAATCTCAAACATCTGGTCGTCTTTAATACCGAATTCATGCTTTAAGTAAGCAAGTGCATTCGGGTGAATGCCCTCCTCCACTTCAAGGCATACCGGGGCCCCCCGTCTGCGGCGTCTCAGCTCTTTTTCTATTTCTTCCAGTAAATCTTCTACTTCTTCTTCATTAATATAAAGATCGGAATTTCGGGTTAGCCGAAAACCATGAACCGACTCTGGTATGTACCCGCTGAACAGCGTATGAATATGATGCTTTATCAGCTCTTCGGTAAGGATAAATGATTTTTTCTTACTGTTTGAACGGAGTGGAACCTGAATGACTCTTGGAATATTGGAAGGGACTTGAACAATAGCAAAATAAAATTCATTCGCGTCTCCTTCTTTCCGCAAGACGACAGCGAGATAAACAAACTTATGATGCACAAGAGGAAAAGGTCTGCTTTGATCTACAGCCATAGGTGTAAGCACAGGAAAAACAATATCATGATAATATTGCTCCATTGCCTTCTGCTGGGTTGCATTCAGATCTGTATACTCCATAAATACGATGCCTTTTTTGGAGAGCTGTCTCATAAGATCCCGATAGGAGCGATACTGTTCCTGAATCATCTTAGAGATCCGCTTCATTAATCGTTTGTATAGACCCGTTGGTGTGTAACCCGTAAAATCTTTTTTCATCAGCTCTGCCTTTATCTTCTCTCTTGTTTCAGCAACCCGCACACTCATAAATTCATCGAGATTCGAGGTAACAATGGATAAAAAACGAACACGTTCTAATAGAGGTGTGTCCACATTTTGCGCTTCTTGAAGCACTCTTCGGTTGAACTCAAGCCAGCTTAAATCGCGATTCAAATAGGAATATATTTCACGTTCCGTCCTGTTTTCTAGAATCACATTCTCTTTTTTCATAAGACCCCTCACAGTAAGAATCATTATAGTAGCTCACTCTATTGTAAACCCTACTAAAAGAATCAATCATCAGCCCTATGTTAAATTTATGTAAATATAATGTAAAATCTTCCATCTAGCTGCATATATATATCATAGATAGAATGAAGAATTTATAAAGTTTCGAGTGCGAATCTGCCAAATTCTATCGAATGCTTTACAATAGAGTAGAGAGAAGGTAAAGTGTTTACGTCAGCTCTCTTTAGGGCATTAGAACGTAATTAACACCTAATAGAAGGAGGATACGATGAATTCTAACAAATCTAGAACGCTGCAAAAAAACATAGAGTTTTTTACTGCTGCCTTATCTCAAACCGTCGTTTCCGTCTGGCAGGAAGATTCCGCAGGCGTATATTGCGAAATCGCTCGCGGATATGTAGAAATGTTTTCTAATGATCAGGTTCGAGTTCGAAGTGAAGATGGAATGGAACATCATTACTCTAGAGATACCGTTATATTCCAAACCGAGGTTTAATATATAGATACGACTACATGACACGAAGCAGCACCCGTTGTTATGTAGTCGTTTTTTATTGCTTACCGGTTAGGATGAATAGGGTGCAGCAAATTCAATAATGTTCTGATCGGGATCGAGAATGAAAATTTGGGCAAAACCAGCTACACTGTTAGGTCTTGCTTCGTAGGGGATTCCTACGGATTCAAGCCAATGCTTTGTTTTTTCATAACTTTTCACCCACACAGCGAAGTGTCCGTCCGTTGTGTCAATTCCGCTCTTCCGAAGTGTCTCTCCTGCTGGGTGCTGCAATAGATGCAGCTGCTGCTCTTCTCCGATCGCGTACCAAACTCCTGTTGAATCAAAAGGAGGGCGCGTGATCTGTTTCAATTGTAATTTTTCGGAATAGAACTGATGAGCCTTTGTTAAGTCTCGAACAGCCAAACTCACATGATGGATTCGTTCCATTTCAATCACGGTAGTTGCACCTCTTTTTGTGTATATTTGTATAGGAAATAGTTTACAAAATAATCTGTAATGCTATGCTAACATATCCTGCGCTTCTTGTTGATATAAAATCGCGGATTATCGATAGACTATTTATTTTTTTATGATACAGGTAAAAAATACAGAAAGGCAGTCACCATCTCTGTAGTGATGGTGACTGCCTTTCCTTGTGATCCATGATAAATTTAATTAGACAGTTGTAAATAACGAAGTGTTCTCAACAGAATGACAACGGCTTCTTCTTTCGTTACCTTTTTATGCGGAGCCAGCTGACTCGAAGATACTCCATTCAGCAGTTTCTTTTCGACAAGCAGTGCTACGGACGTCTGGGCATAAGGCGAAATATCTCCACGGTCCTTAAACGGTGCAAGGGAAGCTGCATCAGCCTCTTCATGCTTACCTGCATAATGAAGTACATTTACTATGAATACCGCAAGCTCTTGACGAGTGATATCCGCTTTTCCATTAAATGTACCATCCGTTTTTCCTTTTACAAGGTATGCTGCTTTGGCGGCAGCAATCTCTTTCTCATACTTTGATCCCTTAGTTACATCAATGAAGTTAGTGTCGTTTGCATTCGGAAGGAGCCCTAGACCTCTTACGAGAATAGAAATGACCTCTTCGCGTGAAATCGTTTCTTTACCTTGAATACTGCCTTTTACACCAGACAGAAGAATCTGCTTCATCAAAGCCTGTTCCACATCTTCCCCTGCCCACTTCGCTACTGAACCTGTGAATATACTGCTGCTTTGTGCCAAGAAGTAAATACCGCTTGCTGTTTTCTTCATCTCTACCGTAACCTTGCCATTAGCAGAGCTCGTTACCAATGTCGGTACGGGACGAATTTCATTCCTACTTTGTAGATAAACGAACCCGCTCAGTTTTTTCTTATCTACTTCTTTTGCATCCAGTGTAATGAGTTCGCTGATATAAGAGGTGCCGAATCTACTGACCTCCTCTGCTGTTCCTTGAGCTTTCATGTGCTCTACCTTCAGGTGCATTGGCTTATTCACAATTTTCAACTCTTTAAGCCAAGCATTTAGTCCCTTATCCTCTGTTTCGGAAATGGCTGAAACCGTTACTCTGCTATCCCCTGCTCCTGATAATAGGGACACAGGAATATGTTGTTCCGCTCCGTTAATGACCAAGATCAGTTTTGCTGATGCAGATTTCTTACGGATACTTTCAATTATTGCCTGCGGAAGTGTAATTTCGTTCTGTTCTGTACTGCTTTTTACAATTATTCTATAGTTCACTTCGGTTGCTTCACGAATCGTTTTCAATGCCTGCTCTGTAACGAGCGTAATTTTTGTTGTATTTCCATCCATGATGACTTTCGTCTCTAGCTGATTTTCTTCCAGTACCTGTGCTGGTGGAGCTGGCGCTACGGTAACAGGAGTAGATGGGCTTGTGTTGGTGTTAGTGTTTGGATTTGGATTTGGATTTGGATTTGGATTTGGATTCGGCTGCTGGTCAGGTCCAGGGGAAGTCACTTTTACTTTTTGAGTTATAAAATTCGACACTTTTTCCACGGAATCGCCCGATCTCTTTGTTGCGAGCAGCCGCACCACATGATCCTTGCTTGCATCTACAGAGATGGTATAGTTATTTTTCTCCGTTGCCCCGATATATTCATTGTCTATAAATACTTCGTAATGGGTCGCCCCTGGCACAGTACTCCAATGCATTTGGTACTTTTGATCTTCTACTTTTTCAAAGCTAACATTCGTTGGAGCCTTAAGCTCTTCTGTATTCACACCCCCGTCCATTGGAAGATTGGAGGCCAGTTCATTAATCAAGGCATGACTGCGATCACTTGTTACATCCCAGTTCATTGAACCGGCAATATCCAGTGATCTAACCATGGAAGCTGTATATTTCATTGTGGTTTCATCATTATAAGTTATGAATAGCTTCGTCTCTGGATTGTATACGTAAGATACTTTGGCTGCCTCATTCCACGTTTGAATGTATCCATTTTTATTCACATAGTTGTTCTCAATATCCGTAAAGTCATAGATGCCGGCTTCCCAAGATCCTTTCGGCGGAGCGCCAGTACATACTGCATATTCTCCTGGCGAAGGACAATCAGACCAACCTTTACCGTAATACGGTACGCCTGCTAACAACTTGTACTCAGGAACACCTCCGTTTAAATGACCGAGTAAAGCACCCAGCACATTGTTACGAGGAGCAGAACTTTTGGGAAGATTGCGATCATAATAAAGCGGGGCATTGTGATTCGCTAATTGTTCCCAAGTTCCGCTGTAGTCATAGGTCATAATATTGATGAAATCAAGGTAAGTGACGGAGTTTTGCAAATCCGCATTTACCACGAAATTATCTCCTTGTGCTGATGCAATCGTTAGTAAATAATACTTGCCGTCTTCAGCACCCGCTGCATCCAAAGCTTCCCGCGCAGTTTTCATAAGAAGTGTGAAATTCTCCGTATCCTCCGGACCGCGTGAATTATTGTCTTCTCCGCCTTCTACTGGATACTCCCAGTCAATGTCGAGTCCATCAAAATGATATGTTCTCAGGAATTCCACTGCAGAATTAGCAAACGCTCGCCGTGTAACTTCTGAATCTGCCATCAATGAGAAGTAGTCTGACCAGGACCAACCTCCAACAGATATCATCAGTTTAAAGTCCGGATTTTCCAATTTCCTTGCATTAAAGCGAGTGAAATTTTCGATGTCTTTCACCTTATCCCCGATGATCATCTCACCATCAAACACGTAATCTGATTGGAGTGGAATGGCTGCA from Paenibacillus polygoni encodes the following:
- a CDS encoding VOC family protein, yielding MERIHHVSLAVRDLTKAHQFYSEKLQLKQITRPPFDSTGVWYAIGEEQQLHLLQHPAGETLRKSGIDTTDGHFAVWVKSYEKTKHWLESVGIPYEARPNSVAGFAQIFILDPDQNIIEFAAPYSS
- a CDS encoding glycosyl hydrolase family 18 protein, coding for MNSFLRKKETKWINFFLAFILIFTPLVQPSYVHAEEGITSASSAPVTTSADEAISESELPSESIVPDESEVPSSENEVPSSENEDTDESEVALENEVLDEEVDMTAPKHLRLAEDGLRHNTAKIEWDFREDVEDNDIQIYNADTNAWITWGSYYTRTLTGLNPETTYRIYITWNGDAGNISNILEFTTPADTSEYPDTPLTPPSALTLSDISSDAVNLSWGASPGATGYDVYVNGGWVGGTWNEQDTWYEYKPDGGLTQGKTYKFEVAAQKTDYPVSKNSNAVTITWGELAAPKGLSVITATRTEVSLGWAPVPGAAEYEVYQNGVQIGTTADVRYVADHVAEGQKYEYYVIAKNSLWTSEASGRVSAVPGSSYSNVSYFPAWAVYPDGRNFQPEDVAVTKLTHVNYAFADLCWKGINSKGEPCQDAAIPLQSDYVFDGEMIIGDKVKDIENFTRFNARKLENPDFKLMISVGGWSWSDYFSLMADSEVTRRAFANSAVEFLRTYHFDGLDIDWEYPVEGGEDNNSRGPEDTENFTLLMKTAREALDAAGAEDGKYYLLTIASAQGDNFVVNADLQNSVTYLDFINIMTYDYSGTWEQLANHNAPLYYDRNLPKSSAPRNNVLGALLGHLNGGVPEYKLLAGVPYYGKGWSDCPSPGEYAVCTGAPPKGSWEAGIYDFTDIENNYVNKNGYIQTWNEAAKVSYVYNPETKLFITYNDETTMKYTASMVRSLDIAGSMNWDVTSDRSHALINELASNLPMDGGVNTEELKAPTNVSFEKVEDQKYQMHWSTVPGATHYEVFIDNEYIGATEKNNYTISVDASKDHVVRLLATKRSGDSVEKVSNFITQKVKVTSPGPDQQPNPNPNPNPNPNPNTNTNTSPSTPVTVAPAPPAQVLEENQLETKVIMDGNTTKITLVTEQALKTIREATEVNYRIIVKSSTEQNEITLPQAIIESIRKKSASAKLILVINGAEQHIPVSLLSGAGDSRVTVSAISETEDKGLNAWLKELKIVNKPMHLKVEHMKAQGTAEEVSRFGTSYISELITLDAKEVDKKKLSGFVYLQSRNEIRPVPTLVTSSANGKVTVEMKKTASGIYFLAQSSSIFTGSVAKWAGEDVEQALMKQILLSGVKGSIQGKETISREEVISILVRGLGLLPNANDTNFIDVTKGSKYEKEIAAAKAAYLVKGKTDGTFNGKADITRQELAVFIVNVLHYAGKHEEADAASLAPFKDRGDISPYAQTSVALLVEKKLLNGVSSSQLAPHKKVTKEEAVVILLRTLRYLQLSN
- the ppk1 gene encoding polyphosphate kinase 1, producing the protein MKKENVILENRTEREIYSYLNRDLSWLEFNRRVLQEAQNVDTPLLERVRFLSIVTSNLDEFMSVRVAETREKIKAELMKKDFTGYTPTGLYKRLMKRISKMIQEQYRSYRDLMRQLSKKGIVFMEYTDLNATQQKAMEQYYHDIVFPVLTPMAVDQSRPFPLVHHKFVYLAVVLRKEGDANEFYFAIVQVPSNIPRVIQVPLRSNSKKKSFILTEELIKHHIHTLFSGYIPESVHGFRLTRNSDLYINEEEVEDLLEEIEKELRRRRRGAPVCLEVEEGIHPNALAYLKHEFGIKDDQMFEIQGPLDLGFLGSFVDQLEGYNHLKYPNLKPVYPEIFHTDESFFKILRRQDVLLYHPYESFDAVTDFLEEAAEDPDVMAIKMTLYRVNGDSRLIPALAHAAEMGKQVTVVVELKARFDEERNIAWARELEKAGCHVVYGLLGLKTHAKIILIVRREQDTLRRYVHVGTGNYNANTARVYTDIGLLTSDPQIGEDASQVFNEITGYSEAQGLGEIHLAPEGLKNKLFEMIRREAANAQSGKPARIIAKVNSLSNQEMIDELYAASQAGVQIQLIVRGVCCLRPGLEGISENIRVISIVDRFLEHSRIFYFENEGDFEVYLSSADWMTRNLDRRIELMCPVNDRKLKEILVNTLELSLKDNVKARLLLSNGTYVPVNNKEPLLRSQFEAIQIKTWKKSRSSN
- a CDS encoding Ppx/GppA family phosphatase — translated: MSERMGIIDIGSNSIRLVIYEVLNMGAYRVLYEKKYAARLSQKVDRDGTISYEAISSILPVLRSYQDICASYQVSHVRAAATAAIRNAQNSSDITRWIKEETGLEIQLISGEEEGRLGFLGVIESISLSDGFIIDIGGGSTEITLFLNGQYKESLSIPYGAVNAHARYGTSTHWSREMVDDFVSSIHSFLKEHVWTQQHPGLTLVGLGGTVRSLAKMVQKKQEYSLPVMHNYRMEPEDIRVFYNTLPYIPSDQRKKTPGLSKDRADLIIPGVILLQTIFNWLESTHYLVSGAGLRDGLFYELMQKDYPDYMKQEVLTKSIWNLLHFHSTVPAGQLNQVHSGMQQLYQVLEGEASVSDSRIMYASSMLYRIGEQLQHHKASQHSLYWIKNHGVWGLSHRETIITAIIADYHPKGRTPAEIDFHQDILYSEDYKRIIRLGSLLRLASALYGNGGTAVESMKIEKKDDFLQLHLTCRRMPSMEQKELEDIKKEVEKAWKIDLSWTISISSKS
- a CDS encoding NAD(P)/FAD-dependent oxidoreductase; amino-acid sequence: MSNIPKIVILGAGYGGILTAQRLQKELNYNEADVTLVNRHDYHYITTHLHMPAAGTDTIDHARVPISKLIDEFKIDLVKSAVKDIRPHEKKVILEDGTLSYDILVVSLGGEPETFGIPGMKDHAMTIRSINSVRLIREHIEYQFACYKNDSIASRLRFVVGGAGFSGVEFVSELADRLPLLCKEFDVDPEKVELYNVEAAPTPLPGFDKELVEYAMDVLKNKGIILRIGVPIKECFAGGVIIGDGERIEASTVVWTGGIRGNKLIENAGFEVTRGRVKVDEYLRAPGYDHIYIIGDSSLVLNKEGRPYPPTAQIAMQQGVNCAKNIALSIRGKQLSKFTFSHKGTVASLGKGEAIAIVNGKKWKGWKAAQLKKAVDIRYLYVIGGIPLVLQKGRFF
- the sda gene encoding sporulation histidine kinase inhibitor Sda, coding for MAMLSDEMLLDSYHMAIELQLERDFIELLLGEILRRELNTDVPAIFH
- a CDS encoding NAD(P)/FAD-dependent oxidoreductase, with the translated sequence MTTSASETTYEMTDLLIIGGGPAGMFAAFYGGMRQASVKIVESMPQLGGQLAALYPEKFIYDVAGFPKITAGELVNNLLTQMDRFDTDIRLEEKVISVEKKEERHFVVTTDKDVHHAKSIIITAGVGAFEPRRLDLEGAARFEKANLHYFVSDLSRFAGKKVLISGGGDSAVDWALMLEPIAEQVTLIHRRDKFRAHEHSVENLMASKVNVITPTEIAELHGEDRITKVTLSHVKTKETQEIEVDDVIVNFGFISSLGPIAEWGIDIQGNSIVVDTRMETSIPGIFAAGDITTYEGKLKLIAVGFGEAPTAVNNAKVYVDPSAKLSPGHSSNMKM
- a CDS encoding YheC/YheD family protein, yielding MNRTIGSKWIKTEVLQTNPYIANHIPETAIFTEQHLKDMLQKYGMVFVKPVHGGGGNGVMRVGREGEKYFFTKMSHTYSFSNYKSMYRSLLRNKIKRTYLIQQGITLARIMGRPIDYRVKFLKKETGWKITAMLGRHARKGLVITNVCKGGTLLKCREALRRSLPHIDARAKQQEMRKLTRTCTALLEERFPGIGELGFDYGLDHSGKIWILEVNTRPQ